DNA sequence from the Acidobacteriota bacterium genome:
GACGAAGAGAAGCCGAAAAACGTAGAAGACGCCGAAACCATGATGCGTCTCGTCACCACCGCCTCGACTGCCTCGACGGCACCGCGTCGACCGCCGGCCGACGTCGCCGGGGGCGGGACGGGACGTGCCGGCCACCGAACGCGCGCCATCGAGCGGGCGCTGGTCCGGCAGGCGCAGGAGGGCGACCCCGAGGCCTTCGCGCAGCTCGTCCAGCGTCGGACACCCGGTGTCGTGGCGTTCCTCCGCCGGATGCTCGGCGACGCCGAGGATGCGCGGGACGTCGCGCAGATCACGTTCCTGAGGGTCTGGGAGAACATCGGGCGCTACGACCCCGCGTGGGCGTTCTCGACGTGGCTGTTCCGCATCGCCGGCAACCTCGCGATCGACGCCCTGCGCGCGAAGAAGACCCGCCAGCGGACCGGAGCAGGAGAACTTCCGCCTCGTGAAGGGCGCGGACGGTGGCCGCGCCCGACGGCCCTCGGCGCGCTCCACCGCAAGGACGTGCCGGCGGTGTTCGAGGCCTGCGCGGGCGTGCTCTCCGAGAAGCAGCGTCGGTCTTCGTCCTGCGGGAGTTCGAGGAGAAGGAAGCGCAAGGAGATCGCCGCGATCCTCGAGCTGCCAGGAGTCCACCGTGCGCAACCACCTCTTCCAGGCGCGCCGGATCCTGCGCGACGAGATCCGCAAGCGCTATCCCGAGTTCGCCGGAGGCGCGCGATGAGGGCCGTCGTCTGCCTGGCACCCTTTCCCAGGCGCCGCCGTCCGTCTTTCCCTTTCGAAGAGCTCTCCTCCGCCGGAGGACCTCTCCTCTCCCTGCTACTCTCCGCCGACCTGAACGCTCATCTCGCCGCGTGCGCCGGCTGCCGCGCCGACGCGATCGAGCGCGGACCCGACGCTCGTCTTCGCGCGCCTCGCGGCGTCCGGCGCCGGAGCCCGCGTCCTCGCCGCGCCCCGCGAAGCCCAGCGCCGACGTCGCCGACGTCCTCGCCGCCAGTCCTCGAGGTCGACCGGCCGCGCCGCCTGACGCGCTCGGGCGCCGACGGCGCCCGCCGCGTCCTGGTGGCGCACGCACCGCGTCGCGCAGGCGGCCGCGCTCGTCGCGCTCACCGCCGGTCTGGCGGGTCTCGTCCGCTGGGAGCGCGCCCGCCCCGCCGGGCCGGCGGACACGGCTCGCGTCCTCCTCCCAGCCCGGCGGGGCCGACGCTCCCGTGCCGGCCGACGCACCCGCGCGTCCCCTCATCGAGGGCGTGCGCAGCCCGAACGCGCGCGTCTACGAGTTCGCCTCGGCCTCCCCCCGGGAGCCGGCCGTCGTGTTCGTCGCGAACCCGAACGCGGACCTCTGACGTGACGGAACGCCGCCCGCCCCCGCCCAGGCCGCCGCGGCCGTTCTCGCCGCGGCCGCCGTCCTCGCGCTCCTCGCCCCGGCGGCCGCGGGCGCGCCGCCCGCCGTGGTCGTGCGCGTCTTCGCGCTCAAGCACCGCGCGGCCGACGAGGCGCTCCAGCTCGTGCGCCCGCTCCTCTCGGACGCGGGCTCCGTGATGCTCGAGCCGAGGACGAACGAGCTCACCGTCCGCGACGCGGCGGCCTCGGTCGACCGGGCGGCGCAGGCGATCGCGGCTTACGACGTCCCCCTCCGGGGAGTCGACGTGGCGGTGACGCTGCTGAAGGCGACGTCGGACCCGAAGGCCGCGCCGTCGATGGCCGACGCGTCGGCGGAGATCCGCGGGATCGGCGAGCGACTCAAGAAGCTCTTCAACGTGACCGACTTCACCCGCCTCGACTCGGTCGTCGTGCGCGGCATCGAGGGCCAGCGCGTCGCCTACGCGATCGGCGCGACGTATCACATCCAGTTCGTCCTCGACCCGTCGCGCGACGGCAAGCGCCTGCAGTTCCGGGACCTCTCGCTCGAGAGGGTGCGGCGCGAGGGCGGCAAGGAGACGCGCGGCGAGATCCTCCACACGTCGATCAACGTGAACATGGGCCAGCCGTACATCCTCGGAGTGGGCAAGGACGAGGCGGCGCGCGGCGCCCTCTTCCTCGTCTTCTACCCCGAGTGGACCCGGCCGGGCCCGGGAATCCTGCTGAACTGATGGCGACGTACGTCTGCCGGCTCGGGCTGCGCCGACGGGGCGATCGCGACGCGCACGATCGAGGCGTCCGACGAGGGCGCGCTGCGCACCGAGATCGCGCGCCTGAACGCGCGGCTGTTCTCCGTCAAGGTCGCCGGGGACGCGCCCGGTGCGGCCGCGCCGGGGCGCCGAATCGCGCTTCCGCGTCTCTCCGCAGGGGCGCGGCGGCACGGTCAAGATCAGCGAGTTCCTCGTGTTCAACCAGGAGCTCGTCGCGCTGCTCAAGGCCGGGCTTCCGATCGTCGCCGGCTTCGAGATCCTCCTCGAGCGCCAGGAGAACGCGCGCTTCAAGGGGATCCTCCTCGACGTCCGCGAGCAGCTCATCTCGGGCGTCGCGCTCTCGGACGCGTTCCTCTCCCACGGCGACGTCTTCCCGCGTCTCTACGCGACGTCGCTCAAGGCCGGGGAGCGCTCCGGCGAGGTCGAGAAGGTTCTGCGGCGTTACCTGGCCTACCAGAAGATCCTCGCGGCGCTGCGCCGCAAGGTCACGGGCGCGCTCGTCTACCCGGCGGTCCTGATCGGCCTCTCGATCGGCCTCGTCACGATCCTCATGACGTACGTGATCCCGCGCTTCCGCGAGTTCTTCGCCGGGTTCGAGGGCGGGCCAGCTCCCGCTCATCACGCGCGTCGTGATCGGGACGGCGGATTTTCTCCGCGGACACATCCTCCTCGTCCTCGCGGGGCTCGTCGTGGCGACGATCGCCTTCACGCGGTGGAAGGCCACCGAAGCCGGGCGGCTCGGATGGGACGGGTTCCTTCTGAGACTGCCGCTCATCGGGACGATCCTCCACCAGTTCGCGCTCTCGCAGTTCACCCGGTCGCTCGCCACGCTGGTGGGCGCGGGCACGCCGCTCGTCCCCGCCCTCGACATCTCGTCCGGCGCCATCGGCAATCAGCGGATCGCGAGGGCCGTCATGTCGGTGGTGCCGAAGGTGCGCGAGGGGGCCGAGCTCTGGAAGAGCCTCGAGAACACGGGGCAGCTCACGTCGCTGGCCGTGGAGATGATCAAGGTGGGCGAGGCCACCGGCGCGCTCGAGGAGATGCTCACGAACGTCTCCGAGTTCTACGACGAGGCGATCGAGGGCTCGCTCCAGAAGCTGATCAACCTGATCGAGCCGGTCATCCTCATCGTGATGGGGTCGGTCATCGCCACCATCCTCCTCTCCGTCTATCTCCCGATGTTCTCGATCCTGTCCAACATCAAGGCCTGAGGGCCAAGGAAGCGCATCGACGCAGAGCACGGCCCGCCGCAACACTCCGTCGACGCCGCGATCCCGCGCGTCCTCGACGCGGCCTCCGAGGAGACCCGCGCCAGGCAGCGCGCCAGCGCCTCGGCCTCCCGTACGTCGACCTCTGGACGTTCCGCATCGACCCGGACGCTTTCCGCGCCATCCCGCTCGAGTGGATGCTGAGGTTCGAGTTCGTCCCCGAGAAGGAAGAGAACGGCGCGCTGGTCGTCGTGATGGCCGACCCGACCGACGTCGTGAAGCGCGACGAGCTCGAGAGGCTCGTGGGGAAGCGCCTCAAGGTGAAGGTGGGCTCCCGCGTCGCGATGCAGGAGATCCTCCAGAAGTCCGAGTCGACGCAGCGCGTCCTCGAGGAGGCCACCGAGGACTTCCGGATGCAGGTGGTGCGGGAGGACGAGGAAGGCCAGGAAGTCCTCACCATCGACCGGATCGCGGCCGACGCGAGCCCGATCATCAAGCTGGTCGACTCCGTCCTCTTCAACGCCATCCAGCGCCGCGCCTCCGACATCCACATCGAGACGCAGGAGAACGTCGTCGTCATCAAGTACCGGATCGACGGCGTCCTCTACCCGGCGATGGAGCCGATCGACAAGAAGCACCACCAGACGATCATCAGCCGCATCAAGGTCATGTCCGAGCTCGACATCGCCGAGAAGCGGATGCCGCAGGACGGCCGCTTCAAGATCCGCGTGAAGGGCCGCACGATCGACTTCCGCGTCTCGATCATGCCGACCGTCCACGGCGAGGACGCCGTCATCCGGATCCTCGACAAGGAGTCGGCGAACGCCGAGTTCAAGAACCTGCGCCTCGACGTCCTCGGGATGGGCCCCGGGACGATGCGCCGCCTCCGCAAGTTCATCCGCGAGCCATACGGCATTCTCCTCGTCACCGGCCCCACCGGCTCGGGCAAGAGCACCACCCTC
Encoded proteins:
- a CDS encoding sigma-70 family RNA polymerase sigma factor → MMRLVTTASTASTAPRRPPADVAGGGTGRAGHRTRAIERALVRQAQEGDPEAFAQLVQRRTPGVVAFLRRMLGDAEDARDVAQITFLRVWENIGRYDPAWAFSTWLFRIAGNLAIDALRAKKTRQRTGAGELPPREGRGRWPRPTALGALHRKDVPAVFEACAGVLSEKQRRSSSCGSSRRRKRKEIAAILELPGVHRAQPPLPGAPDPARRDPQALSRVRRRRAMRAVVCLAPFPRRRRPSFPFEELSSAGGPLLSLLLSADLNAHLAACAGCRADAIERGPDARLRAPRGVRRRSPRPRRAPRSPAPTSPTSSPPVLEVDRPRRLTRSGADGARRVLVAHAPRRAGGRARRAHRRSGGSRPLGARPPRRAGGHGSRPPPSPAGPTLPCRPTHPRVPSSRACAARTRASTSSPRPPPGSRPSCSSRTRTRTSDVTERRPPPPRPPRPFSPRPPSSRSSPRRPRARRPPWSCASSRSSTARPTRRSSSCARSSRTRAP
- the tadA gene encoding Flp pilus assembly complex ATPase component TadA; the protein is MRPRRGAESRFRVSPQGRGGTVKISEFLVFNQELVALLKAGLPIVAGFEILLERQENARFKGILLDVREQLISGVALSDAFLSHGDVFPRLYATSLKAGERSGEVEKVLRRYLAYQKILAALRRKVTGALVYPAVLIGLSIGLVTILMTYVIPRFREFFAGFEGGPAPAHHARRDRDGGFSPRTHPPRPRGARRGDDRLHAVEGHRSRAARMGRVPSETAAHRDDPPPVRALAVHPVARHAGGRGHAARPRPRHLVRRHRQSADREGRHVGGAEGARGGRALEEPREHGAAHVAGRGDDQGGRGHRRARGDAHERLRVLRRGDRGLAPEADQPDRAGHPHRDGVGHRHHPPLRLSPDVLDPVQHQGLRAKEAHRRRARPAATLRRRRDPARPRRGLRGDPRQAARQRLGLPYVDLWTFRIDPDAFRAIPLEWMLRFEFVPEKEENGALVVVMADPTDVVKRDELERLVGKRLKVKVGSRVAMQEILQKSESTQRVLEEATEDFRMQVVREDEEGQEVLTIDRIAADASPIIKLVDSVLFNAIQRRASDIHIETQENVVVIKYRIDGVLYPAMEPIDKKHHQTIISRIKVMSELDIAEKRMPQDGRFKIRVKGRTIDFRVSIMPTVHGEDAVIRILDKESANAEFKNLRLDVLGMGPGTMRRLRKFIREPYGILLVTGPTGSGKSTTLYACLSEIKSIEDKIITIEDPVEYQLRGITQIPVNEKKGLTFARGLRSILRHDPDKVMVGEIRDEETAQIAVQAALTGHLVFTTVHANNVVDVLGRFLNMKVELYNFVSALNCILAQRLVRKICPHCKVEFKPTAQLLEESALSAAMVEGITFYEGRGCIECNGTGFYGRMAITELLDLSDKIRTLILDKRPAPEIKQAAKDEGMTFLRESALKKVFIGETTLREVNKVTFVD